ctaaatgcattgagtcgctgccatgtgattggctgattagcaatttgtgttaccaagcaattgaacaggtgtagctaataaagtgtccggtgagtgtatatatatttgtacacatacacacaagcatgtgtgtttgagctttggggtgcacatcctgaTGCAATAGGCTGTGTATACTTGTTGTAATGTATAAAGAACAGCCTCATTGAGGCTTGTTATATGGATATCTTTATAACTAAGGAATGTTTTAAACAGATAACAATAAAATCAATGTGATCTTTTACTAGTTTTTGATGTTGCCATGCTCTGTATTGGCACCCTATAAATCCCATTATTTTTCTTGTACTGTTTGTGACATTATCGGGGACATTGGTGCCTAATTGATCAGTTTCAGCACTATTCAGAGTATCTTGAGTTTTTTATGAttgatatttattttaatataggtATTTGGTAAGCACTTCCTTATTTTTAAGCATTTATTTGTTAGGTGATCCAGCTCATCAACCTATACCAATAATTGAAATATCAATTTTGGGTGAACTGACCCTTTAAAGaaaattatggggaaaaaaaggcaatGGAACATTTGTCAGGCAGTGAAGTGAAAATCTATGCATTTATGCCTAATGAAGATGAACAGGATCAGTGGTCTTTCCTGGCCCCTAGTGGGCACATGCCACATCACATCACCAGTGTGGCAGCCTGGCACACAGCGAGAGAAAGACGGAGGGGGAAACCCTGCCTAGGCTCCATCCAGAGTGCATTGCTCACCTTCTCTTTGGCTTGCATGGATAATAATGGGGGCTGCATGCTGTGTTAAAAGAGAGCATCAGTGGAGGATTACTGCTGGATGGGGAGGAGAAGAGGGGCCGGATTAATCCATTTAAATCTACCATCCATGGTCAATAGAAGGCTATTTGCGGTTGTCCTTTGCAGAGGATGCTGTCACAGTTGTAGGAAAGCAGATGAGATCACAGCTCACAAAGAGTAGCAAagagtgctgctttttttttattattctctctgCTCCCCCAAGTCTGCATTACATCGGGAGCGCGCAGATGTTCAGGAGCGCGCATCAGGCACATAGCAAAGATGGAGTCCCAGCAGCTGCAGGGAAGGCTAGAGCCAGCCAAGTCTCCGCTGTTTTAAGAGACCTCCTTGCATCGCAAATGGCTTGGGTCCATGGCATTGCCTACTAGGCTTATTTCCagctgggggcatctgatggctTGCGTCTCCTTTGGCTCAAGAGGCAAATGTTGCTCCCAAGGACTCTGAACGTTGGCATCCTCCTCTCTGCATCCCAAAACTAGCATCGGAATTCCCCCTATTCCTCTGGGCTTTGCCCTTACCCACCAACTGCATGCCCAATACAAGGGTGCATGGACAGCCAGGCAGCCAGCGGTCCTAGGGATTGTGGTGGCATCTAAAGGGgggtttttaattgttttatttgtcTACTACACTGTGCAGGAGGGCATCTGATCAGCTAGCCAAGATGCTGCCATCTCAAGAAGCCTCCAAGCTTTACCATGACAATTACATGAGAAACTCAAGAGCCATAGGCGTGCTTTGGGCCATCTTCACCATCTGCTTTGCCATCATCAACGTGGTGGTCTTTATACAACCCTACTGGATAGGGGACAGCGTCAATACACCCAAGCCCGGTTACTTTGGGCTCTTCCACTACTGTGTGGGCAATGGAGGGGGGAACAGGGAGTTTACCTGCCGGGGGTCCTTCACCGATTTCAGCACCATCCCCTCTGGAGCCTTCAAAGCAGCCGCCTTCTTCGtgctgctgtccatggtgctgatccTGGGCTGCATTACCTGTTTCGCCCTGTTCTTCTTCTGCAACACGGCCACTGTGTACAAGATCTGCGCCTGGATGCAGCTGTGTGCAGGTAAATGGGGGGAAGGGTTGGGGGGTGGTAAATTGTAGGTAGTAAGCGACCAGACATGACATCTGGCCATAAGGAGCAAGGGTCTTTTCTGGAATGCAGCCACTTGCTCCCGAAGGTTTCCACACACCTACTATGCTTATTTTGTCAGTCAAAACCTTATTGCTTTATCTTGTCTTGCCAGAGAGTTTTTGAGTGTTTAAGATGTCTCCAAAATTTCAGTGAAAATCTAGTAAATTTTGCAATTTGGGGAAAAAGCATTGGTGGCAatggataaaataaaataaaatgaacctGGTTTTGGTGGGTTTTAAGACTAGATAGAGGGTGGCCAGACATGAAATCTCTTGTCTGCCAGGAGGAATGGTCTTCTCTAGAATGTAGTCACTGGCTCCCAAAGGATCCCAAGCACCTACTATGCTTATTCTGGCAGTCAAAATGTGTGTGCCATTGGTGATAATGGAGAAGGCAAAATGAAGGTGGTTTTGGTGGGTTTTAAGACTAGGTAGAGGGTGACCAGACATTAAATCTCTGGTCTGGCAGGAGGAAGGGTCTTCTCTAGAATGTAGTTACTGGTTCCCAAAGGTTTCCAAGCACCTACTATGCTTATTCCGGCAGTCAAAACCTTATTGTTATATTTTGCCTGTTAAGGATGAGCAAAATTTTGAGTTTTTATGTCTCCAAAATTTCAGTGAAAATTGAAAAATGATAGTAAAATTTCACGATTTTGGTAAAATTTTGCCTTTTTTGGGAAACAGCATTGGCGGCATTAGGCAAGGCAAAATGAAGGTGCTTTTAGTGGGTTTTAGGAATAGGTAGAGGGTGACCAGTCATGAAATCTCTTGGCTGCCAGAAGGAAAGAATGTAATCACTGGCTCATAAAGATTTCCAAGCACCTACTATGCTTATTCTGGCATGCAAAACCTTATTGCTTTATCATGCATATTAGGCATGAGCAAAATTGAGAGTTTTCATGTTCCCAAAATTTCAGCAAAAATCAAAAGAGTTCAGTGAAGTTTCGCCATTTTTGGAAAAAGCATTGGCAGCAATGGGGAAGGCGAAATGATGGTGGTTTTGGTGGGTTTTAAGAATAGGTAGAGGGTAAACAGACATGAAATCTCTTGTCTGCCACAAGGAAAGGTCTTCTCTAGAATGCAGTCACTGGCTCCCAAAGTATTCCAAGTACCTATTATGCTTATTCTGGAAGTCAAAACCTATTGCTAGATCATGCCTGTTAGGGATGAGCAAAATTGAGAGTTTTCATGTCTCCAAAATTTCAGCAAAAATCAAATGATTTTGAAGAAATTTTGGTGAAACTGCCATTTTGGGAAAAAGCATTGGCGGTACAGGAGTAGGTGAAACTAAGGTGGTTTTGGTGGGTTTTAAAGGTAGGCAGAGTGTGACCAAGCACAAAATCTCTTGGCTGCCAAGAGAAAGGGTCTTTACTAGAATGTAGTCACTGGCTCCCAAAGGTTTCCAAGCACCTACTATGCTTATTCTGTCAGTCAAAACCTTATCACTATATCTTGTCTGTTAGGAATGAGCGAAATCGAGTTTCCATGTCTCCAAATATTCTGCGAAAATTTTGGTGAAATGTTGCCATTTCGGGAAAAAGCGTTGGCAGCAATGGAGAAGGCAAAATTATGGCAAATGATCTTTTTTGAGTGGTTTTGATGGGTTTAAGGATAGACAGAGGGTGACCAGACATGAAATCTATTGGCTGCTGAATGGTACGATCTTCTCTAGAATGTAGTCACTGGTTCCCAAAGGTTTACAGGCACCTTATATGCTTATTCTGAGTCAGTCAGAACTTCAGAAATTTTAGCATTATAGTTTCCCAAAAATTGTGATTTCTGAGAAGTTGTGCCATCTTGGCCAAATGCATTAGGGTTAATAGAGAAGGCAAAATGAAAGTTAAAGGGTTTAAGGGTAAAGTGGGCATTAAATGGCTTAGATTATACAATGGTAATAATGAGTCTTGAGGGTTACAAAAGCTCCTTATAACTATCTTGGACATATTCCTGTGCCATGGCTACAGTTGGCATGAAATAGCTCAGGTTATAGCATGGTTTTAATGACTTCTGAGGGTTACAAAAGCTTTATTTAGCTGTCCTGGACATGTTATTGAGCCCTGGCTACAAATGGCATTAAATGACTCAGATTATAGCATGGTTTTAAAGACTCCTGAGGGTCACATAAGCTCCTTTTAGGTGGACATGTTCTTGTGCCTTGGCTACAGTGGGCATTAAATGGCTTAGATTATAGCATAGTTTTAATGGCTCCTGAGGGTACAAAAGGTCATTTTAGCTGTCCAGGACATGTTCTTGTGCCTTGGCTACAGTGGGCATTAAATGGCTTAGGTTATAGCATAGTTTTAATGGCTTCTGAGGGTTACAGAAGCTCGTTTTAGCTGCCCAGGACATGTTCTGCTGCCCCGGCTACAGTGAACATTAATTGGCTAAGTTTATAGCATGGTT
This portion of the Aquarana catesbeiana isolate 2022-GZ linkage group LG07, ASM4218655v1, whole genome shotgun sequence genome encodes:
- the LHFPL4 gene encoding LHFPL tetraspan subfamily member 4 protein isoform X2, with product MLPSQEASKLYHDNYMRNSRAIGVLWAIFTICFAIINVVVFIQPYWIGDSVNTPKPGYFGLFHYCVGNGGGNREFTCRGSFTDFSTIPSGAFKAAAFFVLLSMVLILGCITCFALFFFCNTATVYKICAWMQLCAALCLVLACMIFPDGWDAETIRDMCGDKTGKYSLGDCSIRWAYILAIIGILNALILSFLAFVLGNRQNDLLHEELKADNKDDIK
- the LHFPL4 gene encoding LHFPL tetraspan subfamily member 4 protein isoform X1 yields the protein MLPSQEASKLYHDNYMRNSRAIGVLWAIFTICFAIINVVVFIQPYWIGDSVNTPKPGYFGLFHYCVGNGGGNREFTCRGSFTDFSTIPSGAFKAAAFFVLLSMVLILGCITCFALFFFCNTATVYKICAWMQLCAALCLVLACMIFPDGWDAETIRDMCGDKTGKYSLGDCSIRWAYILAIIGILNALILSFLAFVLGNRQNDLLHEELKADNKGCPRGAEHCAPNPPTFDFSESIFVITSLPESGFSSRGKQGILR